CCCCCCGTCCAGCACTGAGTCGCGCAGGCACGCTGCACAGCcccagagagaaaaaagcggAGCACACGCGAGAGCCGAAGCAGCTTCAAAACAGAAGCtaggaggagggaggcgagcagacgcAACACGAAAGccgtggagggcgcggctcgcgacgCAGTGAGATAGCTGGAAACAAGATATTGGACAAAAAAGCATTAAGAGACGTATGTAAACGAAAAGGGCAAGTGTACTTGGCTCAGTGGCGATATTCCCTGTCCCTCGCGAAAAACGGGTAAGCCCTTgctcgctcggcgtctgccgtgGCCTGGCACGGCGCAGTTCAAATCATCTCTTCTCTCCATGCCCTCGCGGACCTTCGCCGCCACTCCGCTCGGCGCGTCTCACATGgttgccgcggccgccgcacatGACCTCGACGAGCGTTGCCATCCGCGAGCGACTTGGAAGGAGCCAGGGCGAgaaaggcgacagcggagaaggGAGCGAATGCtgtggctgcggcgacggcgtgtcGCGGAGAGTCGGCGCACGTGCGAGAGCCACatccgcggcgggcgcaggagTGTGTTgaaagacggcggaggagacgaggacCTCGAGGAGGTTCTGAGAGCGGCCGGTGCGCGAGGCCTTCTCCCAGCTGCGACCCAGGAGAAAGTGCTCCGCCAGGTGTCGCacgcgacgcgaagaaacgAAATATGTCTCAGGCGTCTCCTCAAACACCGCGTTCCAGTACAGGCGCGTCTTCGAGGGCGTCGGCGGGTGGCCCTAAAAATTCccaaaaaaagaaaaggaaTTCCATCGAGAGGAGCGCGGCCCTAGGGGCGAGAGGgtgagagagacgcagcgaaagagaaaaaggaagcGGATACACGCGACgcgacacgcgcgccgcttcgagCTCGAGCGACCGGCGAGGGGGTTACGCGGGTTCGGCTGAGGCGACTCGTGTGTTTCTTGATAgagagaagctgcagacTCACGTCTTGAACTTCTCCGCAGATGATTTTCCTTCGTTTCCTTTTTGGcgagtcgcctgcgtcttcgtcttctccctgtCGCTTCCCGCAGCCGAGAAGAGCGTCGTCCTCCGACTGCgtcgcgccaggcgccttggacggcgtgcgcgagggcgcaaaagcctctcctcgctcgagTCGCATGTCTCCCAAACCCTCAAAGGAACAACAAAAAAGTAAGGAGAAAGAAGTGTCGCGTGTCTCGTGCCTATGGATCGCCCAGATCTCTTTCGCGTGGCCTCGGCACTCTTCTCCTCTGAGCGGCCTCTCCTGAGGCTTTTTCACACGCGTGAAAGCCTGAAAGAAGCCAGGCGAGGTAGGAACGGGCGACGCGGATGCGCCatggaaaaaaaagaagagacgcgtTTGTCTGCAAGGAGGAAGTCAGAAGACAGGCCGTCCGCTCGAAGAGGCACGACACGGATGTGGTTGAAGGGCGCAACCTtcgaaaagagagaaggagaagagagagaagacagtgCCGCGATTTTTCGCGGTTAGCAGCGCTTCGTAGATTCGTCGGCAGTAAAGCACATCAGAGAGGCAGGGGAAAGAGCTGGTACGAGATGCCGTCTCGCCGGCTTTCGcaaaaaccctaaactgcCATAATAAAGCACACGCGCCTCAGAAGGTCGGTGAACTGGAGGCGATTCTGCCAGTCATTAGTTTGTATTTTTTTTGCTCTCTTTTCGACTGTCGCCCCTTCTACGTAGATCCTACATGCCAACACGGGGACTACACAGTGGCGACGAGTCCAGTATCTCAAGGCAACGAGGCAAAACGAAACCGGATAAAAAAAAATGCACGCAGAGAAACTTcggaagcaaaggaagcACATTTAAAATAGAAAAAAGCACAGCTATTTTCGTGACAAGTGACCTTacgcctgcatgcaggccCAGCAAAACGCCGCATGCGGAGGAGGCTTTGCACTCGGAGCAGAAGTGAGGACATAAACAAAATTGCTTTCGTTTGACGGATGCATAGTCCTTTTCTTTTCGTTGAACTAGAGACCCGCTTTCTCCATTTTTCCCGCCCTGTCGATCTCTCTTCTGTCGGCCCCTCGCTCGTCCCTCTGGTGTATGTACAGGACTGCTCGTGAGAGAGGCCACGTATCCTGATCTCCGTTTTTCTGCCCTTTCCGTTCTcaggttttttttttctcctcttcccccgtctctctccttctcctccaaTATTTTTGCCCAAGTATCCACGCTTCACCACTttttcgccgcctctgtcAGCTTCCTTTTGCCCCGTCTGCAACAGACTGTGCGCCTGCATCCGTCTGCTGAGTTGAGAGTCGAGTCGCGGTCTGGCCTTTCGTTTCTCTCGTTCGTCTCGTCGGCGGTGCTGCCTTCAACCAGGCCCGTGCTGACGGGAATCTGCTCTTTTTCAACGACACTAAACTCGAGCGAGCTTGAGCCCTCCTCGTAGCGGACCGCTGCTTCGAGCCGGAGCCTTCCAAGAACTCACAAGAGAGAATTTCACGGatcggcgcagcagacagtGTTGGAGCGACGCCGATGCCTGCAGAGTTCCCAACCGCCGAAGCGGACAAGGGAGAGCCCGCCGCCTAGCGCGCGAATTTCCGCCTTGTTTCTTCCTTCCCGTTTTTTTGGTCATGATGCCGAGCTCACGCCCCAGACACGAGGGCGATGAGGAAGCCCGCCAGCCCCGGCCGCGTAGCGCGGACTCTGACAGCGACGAAGAGCGtcacgcgcctgcgtcgaagtccggaggcgctggcgaaaCCTCGTCCGATTCTGAAGacgagcgaggacgcgcggcggctggcgacaAGCGCCCagaagcagacagacaggggcgagacgcgaaaaaaacagacacgcgcgcgacaaACGGGCGTAGCCAAGCCCAGCCGCCCAGCGCGGACAATGACgaaagcagcagcgacgatgACAGCTTCGGTGAGCCGTGCGGGGTCTCGAGTATCGCGTTTGCAGCCCCGGTTTTTCCAACCGGGCGCTCTTGCGGAAAAGGCACATTTCGGCGGTCGGCCGCGCATTTGCTTCGCATCAAAGCCGACCGTCGCCTCGGGGATATTCTGCGCACTCGGGCGCTGCCTATCCTGCGCGGCCTTTCACCTGTCTCTGTGCCTGCCTTTAGCCTTCTTTCTTCCAGGATATTTCTCAAAGTCTAGTGTCTGGCGGGCACCTTTCCGCGGCTCTACATCCCTCCAAGatgcgtgcgtctctcgcagGTTTCCCGCAGCGGCTTTCTCCTAAATAAGCCACAcgacttttttttctctgcttgGCTGCCGGAGTCTCCCTCGCGTCACCCTCTCTGTTCGCGTGCGGGCTCCGGCTTCAGCTTTGTCTGCCAATTTCACTCGattcttcgcctcttctttcgctcCCTTCCGCAGGTCCTGCTCCAGTggcgagggggggcgggaaggccggggcgcccgcgaccAAGCGGCGCTGCCTGGTGCCCCATCAGGAGCTTTACCTGCGGAACTTGCCTCAAGAAGAGCGATACTTCAAGTCGTTCATGCACCGCGACGAGGTCTCCCACGGTGAGTGCAccgcgcgaagcggagaaaacgcCACGCAGAGGCCCTGAGGCGTGGCCGGGTTCGGTGCCTCAGCGGCTCGACGTCGGACCTGCGATGGCGCGCAGACTCCGTGTGGTCTGAGTCTCTTGAAGACTGGGTTTAGAGCAAAGGGGTGGGATTTGCTTCTTCGCAgcgtggctgcgccgcgcttctgTCGCGTGTGATGCGgctgcgaggccggcgaacgcgtcgcctccacggTGGAATTCGAGGCCTTGAAGCTCTGTCTCGCCGTTGCACGGCCGCTTGCGCTCTGCGTCAGCGCGTGCGAACTGTTCAGGCGAGAGAGTTTCCGTCTCGGCCGCATCCATCCTtgcggaggccgctgcaATTGGGTTtcagaggagggagacggtGAATGTCAAAAGCGAAGGCGTGAGCGCTGGAACATGGTTCTCAAGTGCGCTTTGTGCTGCAGTGGTGGTGAGTCCGCTTCACCGCTTCATCATCACGGGCAGTGTCGACGGTCACGTGAAGTTTTGGatccgcgaggcggaggacatCGAGTTCGTCAAGCACTTCCGCGCACACATTGGTGAGACCTCtttgcttctgcggcgcgtctcttgcgccgcgagagaggttTCAGGCTGTAGTCAACCCTGTTTGATTGCGAGTTTGTTTACACGCATCCGTGTCGCGattcctttctctctctgcgcccgaTATGCCTCGAAGCggctcttctcgcttcgcctcgacgATTTCCTCCCTTTCGCTTGGGCCCTGTCAGGTTTCTCTGCACTCCCCCGGAGTCGCATATCACGTGTGACTGCTGGTCCGGGCTCCCTTCCCTAGCTCCTTCCCTTCTCTTTTCGCGTCAACTCCGTTTCGTTCCTCTCGGCGCGTGTATCTGTCGATGTGTTTGAGGTTTCTGGCCTTTTTTCGAGTGTGGCTTCTGGCCGCGAAATTCATTGTCCTTCAGTTTGTCCCCGTTTTTCTCGGCGTTCGCATTCAGGCGCGCTGcactgtctctgcgtgtccgCGGCGGACAGTGGCGCGGTAGTGGGGTCCGTGGGCGGCGACTCCACCTTTCGGCTCTTCGAAGTCGTGACCTTCGACATGCTGTGTCTGCTCAAGCTCGCCTTcacgccgctcgcctgcgaaTTCGTCCATGGCAAGGAGGAACCTGCGCCGGTCGTCGCCATGTgagcccgcgcggcgccggcctgtCCCGCGCCGCTTTCAGCCGCAAAGGAGCGTATACTTGCGCTCGCCTGCTTTGCTCTCTGAAACGCAGATACCCGCATTCGCGCATGCATAAGTGACTGCATGCGAGCCGTGTCACGTGGATTCGGAGTTGTGTATAAGCGTGCGGCTCTGGCGCGTGTCTGGACCGCCTGACTGgcgtttttcctctccttGCTTGTGACTGGCTTCAGCTCGGCGAAAGACACTCCCGACATCTTCTTGTTTAAGCCGACGCTTAGCTCGGAATCGTTCGCCAAGTTTTCTCAGTACTCGGGCCCTGCGCACCTTCTGCGCTTCAACGCCGTTTTGAAAGTTTTTGCGTCGGCTGACAAAGAGGGCGGCCTCGAGGTCtggtgtacagacacctgCCAGCGCGCCACGAGCGAAAACCGCCGCGGAAAGATCCGCTACGCGCTGAAAAGCGAAACCGGTTTCTTCGAATTGGCCAAAGTAAGCGCCCGCCGACTCTGCGCTGTCGGGGAGGGCCGTGCGGTTTCGACAATGCCGGAATCGTGGAAATCCTTGAGGAGACAACTTTTACATTGAATAGTTCTGATTTTTCATCTTCATCAATCAAAAGATTTTTCTGCCCATCCGTTACTCTTTACGAAAACAGAGGATAATTTATTAGATACTTGGTTATTATATAGAACGATTTTCGAATATATATAAAACAGGTCTTCATATTACAGCATTTGAAAAATTGAAAAACGAATTCATTATCAAGCGGAATAGAGCTATAGAAGTAGATGGAATCACTAAACCCATTTCTATCAAACTACGCGTTCTGTGTTTTTTTCAATCTCTCGCCTCGTTTCGATGTGTGGATGTGCCCCGAGGAGTGCGCCAGTCCTTCTGAAGACGTCTAACCCCCGCTTAGTGCCTGTCAACACGAACTGTTATCTCTCGTTTCTTCTCCCCTTGTGTGTTGCGTCTCTGACCCATTCTCGGAGgtgcgcgtgcgcctgtcCGCAGAACAAGACCtacgccgtcgcgctcgccgtgaGCCCCGACGGCCAACTCCTCGCGGTTCTCTCTGAAGATTCGGCACTCCGCATTTTCCGCTTTCTCACTGGGAAGCTCTCGAAAGTCTACTTGGAAACGATCGACGTAAGGGCAAGCCCACTTGCGCGGATCGGCGTGCGGCAGCAGGATATCCCCGACGGCCCACAAccgccgcgtgcctcgtCTGAAGGACGCTCGAGAGaccgccgctgtctctgtgcgTCGGCCTGGCCAGATCGTGCTTTCTAGCCGCAGATCACGCCTCGACGATTGCATAGCTTAGCTCTGGGAGGCTGGTAGATTGGTgcttcccgcgcctccgccgactcGCGACCTGACGCGGGCTCTTCActctgcgcggctccgcgccagAGGGGCatgggagggggaggggggtaGGTGGGAGGGGGGAGACGTCACAGAGGAGACAATATGTATACCGAACCTACAACGATGGTGACATCCTCTGTTCACGCTCGtggattcagtgtccaggacCACCTGGGGTgggcgaggcggggggggagggggggagcagGGAGCTGTGTGTGGGGTTTGGCTGCGCTCGGCTTGAAGGGTACTCCGTTTCGTGGAGCTTCACCAGGTCTTTGTGTGGGGTTGTGTTTGGCCTTTGCCAGATGTATCAGACCGCGCAGAACGATCCGCAGCGTCGGCTGCTGCATGTGGACGCGCTGGACTTTGAGCACCGTCTGGCTGCCGAGAAGGAGCTGGCGAGGGCTCGCGCACGCGACTGGCAGACGATGAGCTTCGACGAGAGCTCCAACTTCCTCGTCTACCCCTCGATGCTAGGCATCAAAATTGTCAACGTTAAGGACAACAAAGTGAGCCAAAGGGCGCTCGCGCCCCGAACCGAGCTTGCCAGCCTCGGGGCCTGCTGCCGTGTCGCAGAGGCGGTGTCGCGCTGCTCTGTGTGGACCCTGCGGGCGTGCCGCTAGTGATCCGTTTGATCTTTCAGAATTCCATAACAATATTAGAAAACCTCTGTACTAAGCCGTCTTCTAATAAACATAGGAAGTGCATGCATGAAACATATTTTTAAAGTTTTGTTGTCAAGGCCAGGGGATGGGTTTGATGGGGATaccgcgccgacggcgctgcaTTCTCCAAAGcgagcgcgcgtcgcgccgcctgtgTCTCTTTGGAGACTCGCAGGTCTGTTTCTcgtccgcgaggaggcgaggactGGCAATTCTGCGGGGATGCGCGGAGTTACACGCAGGGTTTCGGGATGTGATTGTCAGGCGGTCTCGAGTACCGACGCGCAGAgcgtgcgcgtcgcttcgtcgaggcgcggccgccgtgtttctctctctgggtttttctctgcagctgtgCCGTCTGATTGGCAAGCCTGAGCACAGTCTGCGGTTCCTCTCCGTGGCGCTCTACCAGGCCAAGGCGCAGAAGGTAGGCATTTTGTCCGCatgcgcgtttttctcttgcGCGTCAAGCGACCTGACTGCGGCGAGGGAGTCGCAgcagagggaggggggaggggtcGGTCGGAGTCCGTGCGGGCGACTCGCGACACGGATGGAAGCAGTTTCCGGTTTGTGTGTGGATGTTCCAGCGCaagccgacgacgacggtgGTGCTGGGGAAGAACGCAAAAAGCCAAGAAGCCAAGGACGAGAACCGCATGGACGCCGTCATCGTCGCCTCGGCCTTCAAGAAAAACCGGTACGTGCCTCGTGTTTCCGCCTGTTGACAGCTGCTTAGCCACCTAGAGCAGGGATAAAAAAGACGACTCTCCTGTAGGGCGAGTTTGTAAAAGAGGGATGTGTTCTCTATCGGGGAAAAAGGGGCGGTACGAGGAGCGGGTCGTGAGATGCCGCCATTGCCTCTGAAGGCCTTGTCCAGCTAGAGCGATACGCATGTGGGCAGGATGGAGAGTCTCGAGAGAGCTCGACACCTCTTCGACACAGGGCGACGACCAGAGGGGCGAGTCAGAAGTCTGAGAGGCACATGCCTGTGTCTGTAAACTTGCCTTTTTCGTGTTCTTTCAATTCACGCAGGGTGTACTTCTTTACCTCGGACATGCAGAAGGAAGGCCTGGTGGACATGAGAGACGTTTTCAACGAAAAACCGTCGAAGGAAGAGCAGGAAGCCTTGGCTCGTAAGTGCTGGCGGTCCTCGGGGGGCgtggctgcggagggcggtacctcgctgcatgcgagtCGGTTGTGTTCGTTGTGTGCCTTACGTGTCGGTGTCGCCTTTTTCTCGTCGCCGAGTGGGCGCTTTCCGCCTCGCATTGTGTCTATGCGGATTGTGCACCGATAGACGTATGTCGGAGTCCACAGTGGACTCCACGTGCGCCGATGGCAGGCAGCTCTGTCCGTAGCGCGGAGAAAGATATATGCATCTTTGTTTGCGTCAACGGAAACGCATGTACTGCTCTCTCGCGACCGGCTCTTTTTTCGCCCCAATTTGCTtattttcttttctttctcttctcggcCGTTCTTCAGCAAGCGCGTCGTCCGCAATCGCCCCGTCGCTTCGCACCGGCCGCACAGCGACGATTTTCACGACGATGGGCGACATTTTCATTCGTTTGTTCCCGCAAGAATGCCCCAAGACTGTCGAGAACTTCTGCACGCACGCCCGCAACGGCTACTACGACCACTGCATTTTTCACCGTGTCATCAAGGGCTTCATGATTCAGACTGGAGACCCCAATGGAGACGGCACAGGAGGTGCGGCCGCGGAATCTCGGAGACACCCTGCTCTATGTGAAGTGCGGTGGAAAAAAAGAGGTTA
This DNA window, taken from Besnoitia besnoiti strain Bb-Ger1 chromosome III, whole genome shotgun sequence, encodes the following:
- a CDS encoding peptidylprolyl isomerase domain-containing protein (encoded by transcript BESB_043220); this translates as MPSSRPRHEGDEEARQPRPRSADSDSDEERHAPASKSGGAGETSSDSEDERGRAAAGDKRPEADRQGRDAKKTDTRATNGRSQAQPPSADNDESSSDDDSFGPAPVARGGGKAGAPATKRRCLVPHQELYLRNLPQEERYFKSFMHRDEVSHVVVSPLHRFIITGSVDGHVKFWIREAEDIEFVKHFRAHIGALHCLCVSAADSGAVVGSVGGDSTFRLFEVVTFDMLCLLKLAFTPLACEFVHGKEEPAPVVAISAKDTPDIFLFKPTLSSESFAKFSQYSGPAHLLRFNAVLKVFASADKEGGLEVWCTDTCQRATSENRRGKIRYALKSETGFFELAKNKTYAVALAVSPDGQLLAVLSEDSALRIFRFLTGKLSKVYLETIDMYQTAQNDPQRRLLHVDALDFEHRLAAEKELARARARDWQTMSFDESSNFLVYPSMLGIKIVNVKDNKLCRLIGKPEHSLRFLSVALYQAKAQKRKPTTTVVLGKNAKSQEAKDENRMDAVIVASAFKKNRVYFFTSDMQKEGLVDMRDVFNEKPSKEEQEALAPSASSAIAPSLRTGRTATIFTTMGDIFIRLFPQECPKTVENFCTHARNGYYDHCIFHRVIKGFMIQTGDPNGDGTGGESIWGGDFEDEFHRSLKHDRPFTVSMANAGPNTNGSQFFITTVPCSWLDNKHTVFGRVVQGMDVVTKIESVPTNVEDKPKQDVKLLTIKITS